A genomic region of Candidatus Rokuibacteriota bacterium contains the following coding sequences:
- a CDS encoding branched-chain amino acid ABC transporter permease yields MAGNATFLIEVLIGGIAAGLMYSLVALGFVLIFKASGVFNFAQGVMVLFSALTLVGLMERGVPVPAALALTALTMIALAFAIERVVLRSLVNQEPIILFMATIGLNFFLEGFGEMVWGANVKKLDVGIPDTSFIVRGVQMNRLELTAALTAAILVAILAVLFQRTKVGRALRAVADDHEAALSIGIPLKTIWVVVWSVAGLVALVAGIMWGAKSGVQFSLSLIALKSLPVLILGGFTSVPGAIVGGLIIGVGEKLGEVYWGPLVGGAIENWFAYVLALAFLLVRPQGLFGEKIIERV; encoded by the coding sequence ATGGCGGGCAACGCCACCTTCCTCATCGAGGTGCTCATCGGGGGCATCGCCGCGGGCCTGATGTACTCCCTGGTCGCCCTGGGGTTCGTCCTGATCTTCAAGGCCTCGGGCGTGTTCAACTTCGCCCAGGGAGTCATGGTGCTCTTCTCGGCGCTCACCCTGGTCGGCCTGATGGAGCGCGGAGTACCGGTGCCGGCCGCTCTCGCGCTGACCGCGCTGACCATGATCGCCCTGGCGTTCGCCATCGAGCGCGTGGTGCTCCGCTCCCTCGTCAACCAGGAGCCCATCATCCTGTTCATGGCGACCATCGGGCTCAACTTCTTCCTCGAGGGTTTCGGCGAGATGGTCTGGGGCGCCAACGTCAAGAAGCTCGACGTCGGGATCCCGGACACCTCGTTCATCGTGCGGGGTGTGCAGATGAACCGGCTGGAGCTGACCGCGGCGCTGACCGCGGCCATCCTGGTGGCCATCTTGGCCGTCCTCTTCCAGCGGACCAAGGTAGGCCGGGCGCTCCGGGCGGTGGCCGACGATCACGAAGCGGCGCTCAGCATCGGCATCCCGCTCAAGACCATCTGGGTCGTTGTCTGGTCGGTGGCCGGCCTGGTGGCCCTCGTGGCGGGCATCATGTGGGGCGCCAAGAGCGGCGTGCAGTTCAGCCTCTCGCTGATCGCGCTCAAGTCGCTGCCCGTCCTCATCCTGGGCGGCTTCACGTCCGTGCCCGGCGCCATCGTGGGCGGCCTCATCATCGGCGTCGGCGAAAAGCTCGGCGAGGTGTACTGGGGGCCGCTCGTCGGCGGGGCCATCGAGAACTGGTTCGCCTACGTCCTGGCGCTGGCCTTCTTGCTCGTCCGGCCCCAAGGCCTCTTCGGCGAAAAGATCATCGAGCGAGTGTAG
- a CDS encoding branched-chain amino acid ABC transporter permease, whose product MIYRETGQFKSSYASDQAIFPIVQDRIFVLFAVAAAFVVPPLVASEYWLQAVLIPLLIYALAALGLNLLTGYAGQVSLGTGGFMAVGAYSAFKLSTSFPQINIIVVFLLSGLLAALVGVVFGIPSLRIKGFYVAVATLAAQFFLLWLFNKVPWFVNYAASGTITAPTRTVLGVTVTGPQSTAGARYIVAVVLVAAFALVAKNLVRGRLGRSWMAIRDRDIAAEIIGVRPLRTKLLAFAISSFYCGVAGAEFVFLYLGSAETAAFDINLSFLVLFMVIIGGLGSVLGSFLGAGFIVLVPIFLTNAPHLIGLPLPVALQKQIELMVFGALIIFFLIVEPNGLARLWQIAKEKLRLWPFPH is encoded by the coding sequence ATGATTTACCGGGAGACGGGCCAATTCAAGAGCAGCTACGCCAGCGACCAGGCGATCTTCCCGATCGTCCAGGACCGGATCTTCGTCCTGTTCGCCGTGGCGGCGGCCTTCGTGGTGCCACCGCTCGTTGCCAGCGAGTACTGGCTGCAGGCGGTGCTCATCCCGCTGCTGATCTACGCGCTGGCGGCGCTGGGCTTGAACCTCCTGACCGGTTACGCGGGGCAGGTGTCGCTCGGCACGGGCGGCTTCATGGCCGTCGGCGCCTACTCGGCGTTCAAGCTGTCCACCTCTTTCCCGCAGATCAACATCATCGTCGTCTTCCTCCTGTCCGGGCTCCTCGCCGCCCTGGTGGGCGTCGTCTTCGGCATCCCCAGCCTCCGAATCAAGGGCTTCTACGTGGCGGTGGCAACGCTGGCGGCGCAGTTCTTCCTGCTGTGGCTCTTCAACAAGGTGCCGTGGTTCGTGAACTATGCCGCGTCGGGCACCATCACCGCGCCGACCCGCACCGTACTCGGCGTGACGGTTACGGGGCCCCAGTCCACGGCCGGAGCGCGCTACATCGTGGCGGTGGTCCTCGTCGCCGCGTTCGCCCTCGTCGCCAAGAACCTCGTGCGGGGGCGCCTGGGCCGCTCCTGGATGGCGATCCGCGATCGGGACATCGCGGCCGAGATCATCGGCGTGCGGCCGTTGCGCACGAAGCTCCTGGCCTTCGCGATCAGCTCGTTCTACTGCGGTGTGGCCGGCGCGGAGTTCGTGTTCCTGTACCTGGGCAGCGCCGAAACGGCCGCGTTCGACATCAACCTGTCGTTTCTCGTGCTGTTCATGGTCATCATCGGGGGGCTGGGGAGCGTGCTCGGCTCCTTCTTGGGCGCCGGTTTCATCGTCCTGGTCCCGATCTTCCTGACCAACGCTCCTCACCTGATCGGCCTGCCCCTGCCGGTTGCCCTGCAGAAGCAGATCGAGCTGATGGTCTTCGGCGCCCTGATCATCTTCTTTCTCATCGTTGAGCCCAACGGGCTCGCGCGGCTGTGGCAGATCGCGAAGGAGAAGCTGCGCCTGTGGCCGTTTCCCCACTAA
- a CDS encoding ABC transporter substrate-binding protein has product MKRRALLIVLTAAVLAIGPLVGLARAAGEIYLPILTYRTGPYAPSGIPIAYGFNDYWNLVNERDGGINGVKLVFDECETQYDTKQGVECYERVKGKSPVIVNPFSTGITYQLIPKAAVDKIVIHSAGYGMTAAADGRWFPWVFNVPMTYWSQASAFIKYVGAQEGGMDKLKGKKIAHIYHNSPYGKEANPTLDELSKKFQFELTLLAVDHPGQEQKATWLQIRRLNPDWIYISGWGVMNQVAVKEAASIGFRMDHVVGNWWTGTEADVIPAGDGAKGYKSMTFHAPGAGFKVHQDIFKTLYDKGKGNAPKRESVGEVLYNRAVLNAMIDVEAIRTAMGKFGNKPLTGEQVRWGMENLNITEKRLEEMGMKGMTRPLRATCENHEGNGLALVQQWDGKKWTVVSDWIEPMRDVVRPKLEAAAVEEGKKLGYTVRDCSKEQ; this is encoded by the coding sequence ATGAAGCGTAGAGCCCTCTTGATCGTCCTGACGGCGGCCGTGCTCGCCATCGGGCCCCTGGTCGGTCTCGCCCGGGCCGCCGGAGAGATCTACCTGCCCATCCTGACCTACCGGACGGGCCCGTACGCTCCCAGCGGCATCCCCATCGCCTACGGGTTCAACGACTACTGGAACCTCGTCAACGAGCGGGACGGCGGGATCAACGGCGTCAAGCTCGTCTTCGACGAGTGCGAGACCCAGTACGACACCAAGCAGGGTGTGGAGTGCTACGAGCGGGTGAAGGGAAAGAGCCCGGTGATCGTCAACCCCTTCAGCACGGGCATCACGTATCAGCTCATCCCGAAGGCCGCCGTGGACAAGATCGTCATCCACTCCGCCGGCTACGGCATGACCGCCGCGGCCGACGGGCGCTGGTTCCCCTGGGTGTTCAATGTCCCCATGACCTACTGGAGCCAGGCCTCGGCCTTCATCAAGTACGTGGGCGCCCAGGAAGGCGGGATGGACAAGCTCAAGGGGAAGAAGATCGCCCACATCTACCACAACAGCCCCTATGGCAAGGAAGCCAACCCGACGCTCGATGAGCTGTCCAAGAAGTTCCAGTTCGAGCTGACGCTGCTCGCCGTGGACCACCCGGGTCAGGAGCAGAAGGCCACGTGGCTGCAGATCCGCCGGCTGAACCCGGACTGGATCTACATCTCCGGCTGGGGGGTCATGAACCAGGTCGCGGTGAAGGAAGCCGCCAGCATCGGCTTCCGCATGGACCATGTTGTCGGAAACTGGTGGACGGGGACCGAGGCCGACGTCATCCCGGCCGGCGATGGGGCCAAGGGCTACAAGTCCATGACCTTCCACGCGCCCGGGGCGGGCTTCAAGGTGCACCAGGACATCTTCAAGACGCTCTACGACAAGGGCAAGGGCAATGCCCCGAAGCGCGAGTCGGTGGGAGAGGTGCTCTACAACCGCGCCGTGCTCAACGCGATGATCGACGTGGAGGCCATCCGCACGGCGATGGGCAAGTTCGGCAACAAGCCGCTCACCGGGGAGCAGGTGCGCTGGGGCATGGAGAACCTGAACATCACGGAGAAGCGGCTCGAGGAGATGGGCATGAAGGGGATGACGCGCCCGCTCCGGGCGACCTGCGAGAATCACGAGGGCAATGGCCTGGCGCTGGTCCAGCAATGGGACGGCAAGAAGTGGACGGTGGTGTCCGACTGGATCGAGCCCATGCGGGACGTGGTGCGCCCCAAGCTCGAGGCCGCCGCGGTGGAGGAGGGCAAGAAGCTCGGCTACACCGTGCGTGACTGCTCGAAAGAGCAGTAG
- a CDS encoding ABC transporter ATP-binding protein, translated as MTDAPRPLLAVNNIEVIYDHVILVLKGVSLQVPEGGIVALLGANGAGKSTTLKAISGLLRTERGDVTKGSIEFRGDPIRRKDPSEVVRRGIVQVMEGRHVFEHLTVEENLLTGAYTQRDGRAIKRDLEKTYEYFPRLRERRGVRAGYVSGGEQQMVAIGRALMAHPKLMLLDEPSMGLAPMLVQEIFEIVSRLNREEGVSVLLAEQNVLIALRFADYAYVMENGRVVLDGDRKAISENEDIKEFYLGLSGVGQRKSYRDVKHYKRRKRWLS; from the coding sequence GTGACCGACGCTCCTCGACCGCTGCTCGCGGTCAACAACATCGAGGTGATCTACGACCACGTGATCCTCGTGTTGAAGGGGGTATCGCTCCAGGTTCCCGAGGGGGGCATCGTCGCCCTCCTCGGGGCCAACGGCGCCGGCAAGAGCACGACGCTCAAGGCCATCTCGGGTCTGCTGCGGACCGAGCGGGGCGACGTGACCAAGGGCAGCATCGAGTTCAGAGGTGATCCCATCCGACGGAAGGACCCCTCCGAGGTGGTGCGGCGCGGTATCGTGCAGGTCATGGAGGGGCGTCACGTCTTCGAGCATCTGACGGTGGAGGAGAACCTCCTCACCGGCGCCTACACCCAGCGGGACGGGCGCGCCATCAAGCGCGACCTGGAGAAGACGTACGAGTACTTTCCCCGCCTGCGCGAGCGGCGGGGGGTGCGCGCGGGGTATGTGTCAGGCGGCGAGCAGCAGATGGTGGCCATCGGGCGGGCCCTCATGGCCCATCCCAAGCTCATGCTGCTGGACGAACCGTCGATGGGCCTGGCGCCCATGCTCGTGCAGGAGATCTTCGAGATCGTCAGCCGGCTGAACCGGGAGGAAGGCGTGTCGGTGCTCCTGGCCGAGCAGAACGTTTTGATCGCGCTCCGCTTCGCCGACTACGCCTACGTCATGGAGAACGGCCGGGTCGTCCTCGACGGCGACCGCAAGGCGATCAGCGAGAACGAGGACATCAAGGAGTTCTACCTCGGGCTCTCCGGCGTCGGCCAGCGCAAGAGCTACCGCGACGTCAAGCACTACAAGCGCCGGAAGCGGTGGCTGTCGTGA